In the Prosthecobacter sp. genome, TGAGATGCCGTTCAAACCATTCATACGAAACCGCCGCCAGCCCAATGGCGGCAAGCATAGCCGCGACGGACACCGCCGCCTCCGCCGGGGAATGAATCCTGGGTGCCTGATTGAAAGCCACCGCATGAGCCGCACCTATGACAGGCTCATGAAACAGATAGATGCCGTATGAAGCCCGCCCAAACCACCGAAGCGGCGCGGCCTCGAGCACGCGCACGGCAGCTCCGGAAGGAAACATGACTGCACCCAGCAGGACCGTTGAGTAAAAGACAGCCAGGAAGCTGTGATTCAGCACACCCAGCGCATAAGGCCGCATGATCAGTGCGGCAAACATGACCGCCAGCACAATGGCGAACGCAGCGATGGCGCGCCCGGACTTCCCAAGCCACAAGACGAAACCCTCTTGCCGCAGCAAACAGGAGATCACCACTCCGGCCATGAGCGAGTCCATCCGCGCGGGCAGCAGGCAATATCTGGAAAGGCCCTCGTGCCCCATGCGGAAAAACAATGCGCAGGCGGCGCAGACTGCGCACAGAATGATGAGCGTCTTCTTCTGAGGAACCGCGAGGATGATGAACGGCAGCAGAAGATAGAACTGCTCCTCCACGGCAAGCGACCAGGTGATCCCCAGCCAGCCGGGCCCCCAGGACCGCCCCCAGGCCATCCAGAGGTTTTGCAGATAGAGGAAGTAGCTGTAGAGAGGGACGGGACTGGCCGTGCCGATCCCCTTGCCTCCCATGCCCTGGTTTGTCAGCAGCCAGCCCCACTCGTGACTGGTGCCATCAAGGCAGGAGCGAGCAATCAGGAACAGGATGAGGCTCAAAAAATAGATCGGAAAAATGCGGCAAGCGCGGCGCAGATAGAAGACTTGAAGAAGATTCCTCGAGCGCCTCTGATCGAGCAGAATTCCGCCGATGAGAAAGCCTGAGAGCACGAAAAAGAGATCCACGCCGCTCCAGTTAAGCCGGCAGAGAGCCTGGGCATACGCGGCCAGCGAGCCAGCCTCCGTATGCATCTGTGAGACCAGATTCCAGGAAAGCACCATCAGAATAGCCGCCCCCCGGAGCCCGTCCAGCGCGAGGAAACGCGAGGAAGAGTTGATCGTATCCAAAATGGGGCGGGTGGATGGTGACATTATCAATGCTCCAGATGGCGGTGCTCCCAGATGGCCTCAATGGAGACGAGGCCATTGGCACGATCCAGCGTGTATTTCACACCGCTCGAGAAGGACTGCACAACGGACAAGGTTGCAGCCCTAGTCACGTAATCCACCCGCTCATGCCCCGCATTCCCCAGCCAAAGATCAATGGCATAGACGCCGGGATACAAGCCGAGCTTTGGAACCGTGATTTGAAACTCATGCAACCCCAGTGCGGCGTCCCACGTTCCGCCGCCCATGGCATGACGCATCTCATGAACGGGGATGGCATCGGCGGTGGTGATGAGAACGGCGACCATGGAGGCACCTGCGCGCTTGATGACATCAAGGGTGATACGGAATGTAATGGCGTCTCCGCAATCAAAAGAAACGGCGGGCATGCCACTTTTGAGGAGCGCAATGGATTTGAATGACGCCTCTTTGTTCCCAGAGCGGTCGCTGCGGGAACTCAGGTCCACCACCGGCGCATCCCGGCATTGGCTGCCGATGTAAGCGTTGGCGACTTCGGACATAGAGCCGGCCAGTTCCACCCGGCCGGCATTCAACAGGATGCCGTGTTTGCATAACGCCGTCATCTTGCGCATGTCATGGCTTACGAAGATCACGGTGCGCCCCTCGTTCCGTGCGACCCCTTCCATCTTGCCGAGGCATTTGTTCTGGAATTCCGCATCTCCGACGGCCAGTACTTCGTCCACGATCAGAATCTCCGGCTCCAGATGCGCAGCAACGGCAAAGGCGAGACGCACATACATTC is a window encoding:
- a CDS encoding ABC transporter ATP-binding protein, whose amino-acid sequence is MPPIIQVENLGKCYRLHHESRERYTALRDVIARKAGSFLEKLKLGKQKAETFEGEAQDKFQLSQFPISAFPAAPAAEEDFWALKDVSFEVKPGEVVGIIGRNGAGKSTLLKILSRITEPTTGRITLRGRVASLLEVGTGFHPELTGRENIYLNGAILGMTKVEIKSKFDEIVAFAEIEKFLDTPVKRYSSGMYVRLAFAVAAHLEPEILIVDEVLAVGDAEFQNKCLGKMEGVARNEGRTVIFVSHDMRKMTALCKHGILLNAGRVELAGSMSEVANAYIGSQCRDAPVVDLSSRSDRSGNKEASFKSIALLKSGMPAVSFDCGDAITFRITLDVIKRAGASMVAVLITTADAIPVHEMRHAMGGGTWDAALGLHEFQITVPKLGLYPGVYAIDLWLGNAGHERVDYVTRAATLSVVQSFSSGVKYTLDRANGLVSIEAIWEHRHLEH
- a CDS encoding acyltransferase, producing the protein MSPSTRPILDTINSSSRFLALDGLRGAAILMVLSWNLVSQMHTEAGSLAAYAQALCRLNWSGVDLFFVLSGFLIGGILLDQRRSRNLLQVFYLRRACRIFPIYFLSLILFLIARSCLDGTSHEWGWLLTNQGMGGKGIGTASPVPLYSYFLYLQNLWMAWGRSWGPGWLGITWSLAVEEQFYLLLPFIILAVPQKKTLIILCAVCAACALFFRMGHEGLSRYCLLPARMDSLMAGVVISCLLRQEGFVLWLGKSGRAIAAFAIVLAVMFAALIMRPYALGVLNHSFLAVFYSTVLLGAVMFPSGAAVRVLEAAPLRWFGRASYGIYLFHEPVIGAAHAVAFNQAPRIHSPAEAAVSVAAMLAAIGLAAVSYEWFERHLIAFGKRHAYEMPDSVTAK